Part of the Streptomyces europaeiscabiei genome is shown below.
GCCAAGGGCGACGACCAGTACCCCGAGGATCTGGCCCCCGTCATCAGCCACGGCCGTGGTGCCCACGTGTGGGACGTCGACGGCAACCGCTACGTCGAGTACGGCTCCGGGCTGCGGTCGGTCAGCCTCGGCCACGCCCACCCACGCGTGATCGAGGCGGTGCGACGGGAACTGGACCGCGGCAGCAACTTCGTCCGGCCGTCCATCGTGGAGGTCGAGGCGGCGGAACGCTTCCTGGCCACGGTGCCGACCGCCGAGATGGTGAAGTTCGCGAAGAACGGCTCCGACGCCACCACCGCCGCGGTGCGCCTCGCCCGCGCCGCCACCGGGCGCCCGCGGGTGGCCATCTGCGCCGACCACCCGTTCTTCTCCACCGACGACTGGTTCATCGGCACCACGCCGATGTCCGCCGGCATTCCGGCGGCGACCGGCGAGCTGACCGTGGCGTTCCCTTACGGGGACCTGGCCGCCACGGAGGAGTTGCTCACCCGGTACCGGGACGAGATCGCCTGCCTGATCCTCGAACCCGCCTCCCACACCGAGCCGCCGCCCGGGTACCTCGCCGGCCTGCGCGCGCTGGCCGATCGGCACGGCTGCGTCCTGGTCTTCGACGAGATGATCACCGGCTTCCGCTGGTCCGAGGCGGGCGCCCAGGGCCTGTACGGCGTCGTTCCCGACCTCTCCACGTTCGGCAAGGCGCTGGGCAACGGATGCGCCGTCTCCGCGCTGGCCGGGCGCCGCGATCTGATGGAGCTGGGCGGACTGCGTCACTCCGGCGACCGGGTGTTCCTGCTGTCCACCACGCACGGTGCGGAGACGCACTCCCTGGCAGCCGCGATGGCCGTGCAGACCACCTACGTCGAGGAGGGCGTCACCGCGCGGCTGCACGCCCTCGGCGAGCGGCTGGCCGCCGGGGTCCGCGACGCCGCGGCCGGCATGGGCGTCGGCGACCACGTCGTCGTCCGGGGCCGGGCCAGCAACCTGGTCTTCGCCACCCTCGACGAGAACCGGCAGCCGTCGCAGGAGTACCGCACCCTGTTCCTGCGTCGGCTCCTCGCGGGCGGGGTGCTGGCCCCGTCATTCGTGGTGAGCAGCGCACTCAGCGACGCCGACATCGATCACACCGTCGACGTCGTGGCCCAGGCATGTGCGGTGTACCGGAAGGCACTGGACGCCGCCGACCCCACACCTTGGCTGGCCGGTCGGCCGGTGAAGCCCGTGTTCCGCCGCTTGGCGTGACGGGGCGGGGTGTGACGGGGCCGGGCGTGACGGGGCCGGGCAGGGCGTGGCGTGGCGTCAGCGACGCTCCGGCGGCCCGGCGTCGGCCATCCGGTCGACCAGCCACGCGGTCGCCGGTGTCACCGCCAGCGCGGTGCACCAGCCGCCGAGGACGTCGGTCGGGTAGTGCGCGCCCAGCGCGACCTGCGCCCAGCCCATGGCGGCGCCCGCGACCAGCGCCGCGGCGAGCACGAGTAGCGTGCCGGCCGTCCTGCCGAGGCCGAGACGGCCGGTCGCGAGCAGCGCCACCACAAGGGCGAGCGCGGTGAGGAAGGCGGTGTGCCCGCTCGGGTAGGACAGGTTGTCGTGGCCGTGGATGGTGCGTCCCACCAGGTGTTTGAGCAACGTCGTCGTCCCGACGGTCATGGTGGTGGCGACGACGACGAGCACCGCAGAGCGACGCCGTCCAAGCAGCAGACAGCCCGTCACGGTGGCCGCAACCAGCGTCGCCGCTCCCACGGGCTCCCCCAGGAAATCCGTGGCCAGAGCGACGTGCCGCCACGGCTCCCCCACATCGTCCACGGCCGCCCAGATCCGCGTGTCCACCCTGCCGGGCTCGCTGTCGCCGGCATACAGGACCCCGACCACGACGACCGTCACCGCGGCGAGGGCCGCCATCAGCCCGAGCCACGCACGCAACGACGGGGGCAGCACCGCGGGCCCCGACCGGCCGGTCACACTCCCACCGCGTCCGGTCGACCTGCGGCGCTTCGCCGTGATCGTGGGACGTCGTTCCGGATCTTGACTTCCCGAGGCGAGGTGGGAGCGCGGCCCTTCATCCGACCGGTGGGCAGCCATGAATCAGTGGCTCTCTGTTTCCCTTGCTCCAGGCCCTCTCGATGTTTCCGGACGACTCCGGTGACCGTAAGTCCGGGCATCCCATGGCCTCTGTGTCCCGTCAACGCCTCGGCTCCCGCGGGCAGTTCGGAAACGGCGTTGACGCGGCCACCACCGCCGAGGCCGACAAGCGCGAGCACCACCCGCCGACTCCCGCTTCGACCCTCGACCTGGTGAAGGTCGAGCCGAACACCCCGCTCATGACCGAGACGGGGAGAAGCCCGCACACCGTCACAGCCCATCCGGCAGATGCGATGCACCTCTCCTCCCACGGAGTCCGCCGCCACGTCACCTGCCGCTACCGCGGAGCAAGACGGCAAACACGTCAAGCGCGCACTGGGCTGAGCCGACTTGTAGGACCTCTCCGGCCAAGCGGTCCCGGGCACTGCCGCCGGTCGACGTGACCTTCGGCTTCTGTCGACGCCAACTGCCCACCGATGCCCCCTTGTAGCTGACCTGACCCGCGCGGGAGCCTTCAGCCCGTGCGGCCCCGAAGTCGTCGGTCTGTCCATCACCCCGGTCGAGGGCATGGGAGTCAGTCCCTGCTTCCCACCCTAACCAACAAGGCGGTCGCGCCAAACGTGTCTTCCCCCGCGATCCTGGGCACTTGATGCCTACGGCGCGAATTGGCCTGCTCCTGTTCGTGTCGGCGCCGGGTCTCCAACGGGGTGAGGTAGTCCCGGCGCCGAGGGCAGGTGAGGCGCCGTCGGTTGCAGAGGGTCTCGACGAAAGCGCAGATGTCCACGCGGGCGCTCGACCGGTTTGGCCGACGGTGGGTGCTGACTTCCCCCTTCAGCAGTGCGAAGAACGACTCGGCAGCGTCACTGCGGTCGTTTCTCCGACCAGGTGCGCGACTCCTACCAGCCAGGCTGGCCAGGAACTGAGGGGTGGACTCGATCGCACCCATCTGCGCCATGACCGCGCGGATGCAGGGGTCGTTCGGGGTCTTCTTCTGGTGTGGGAGGAGGGTCCCGGCGATGAAGTTCTCGACGTGGTGGTGGACGGTCTCGAAGAACGCCCGTTCGTAGCCGATCCATACCTCCGGCGCCGTCCAGCATGCGGTATCCCCATCGTTTGTCCCAGGTCACAGGCGGAAGGCCCTTCGCGGCCACCACCTTGCGCAGATGCGCGAGCCCGGTGTGGATCTGCGCGCGAGTGCGGTCGGTGGCGGACATCAGCCGGACGATGGTCAGGCCGGCGGGACGGTCTTCCAGCAGGGCGCTGAGCATCGCTTCGGCGTGGACGTGAGCGGGGGGCTTTCCGCCCCATCGCCTACTCACCCGAGCCTTTCAAGAGTCCTTCCGGCGCACGTGGAGCAGTTCGTCCCACTGTTCGTCCCACTGCTCCAGGCGGGCCAGGGGGCGGGCGTCTTCGGGCAGGGGCCTGGCCAGGCGGTGCGCGGTGAGGTGGCTGACCTGCGGCAGCTGCGGATCGGGCGGGTCCGGGGCTGCCGGGGTGACGGTGAGGGCCCGGCCGTCAGCCTGTGCGGACTTGCGGGCCTCCAGGGCCACCACGTCCTCGCTCCAGGTGCCGAGCGCGATGGCGGCGCGAAGGCCCGCGATCACGTCGGCGTGCTGCTGATGACGGTGCAGGACCAGGATCCTGACCAGGGCTTTCGTCCCGTCGATCTCGCCGAGCTGCTGCTTGGCCAGGTCCCAGAATGCCTCGTGCTCGGCAGTGAAGGTGCCCTCGGCGCGGCCTGGTACAGCGCCTCGGAGCGGCCAAGCGCCCCGGGCTTGCGCAGCAGCACCTCCAGGTAGTGGTCCAAGACCAGGTGCTCCAGGCCACGTCCGGTAAGCCGGATGTGACGGGCGATCTCGCGGCGGCCCTCGAAGACGACCAGGGTGTCGCCGGTCAGGTGGACGGCGACCTTGCGGTCGATGAACCGGGCAGGGACGGAGTAGGAGCACATCCTGACGGTGACCCGGCTGTAGCGGTCAACCCGCGGCTGGAAGGTCATGGCCGTCTCGAACGGTTCCGGCGGCAGCGGCAGCAGGTGGGACGCCTCGCGGGCGAAGTCCTGGCCGATGGTGCGGATCCGGGGAGCCGATGCGGCGCTCCAGCTCCCTTGGCTGCCGCGTCGTCCCGCTGACGTTCGAGCGTGGGCGGGAACTCGATCGTGGTGACGAAGAACGTGCAGGACTCACAGTTCGACTCGAAGTGGCAGTCCATCTCCACGGGGCGGGCGCAATAGCCGTTGCCGAGCATCCGGCGGTGCAACTCCCGGCGGAGCTTGGCCTTCTCCGTTCCCTCGGCGTCGGCTGGCAGCCGGCGCGGGGCATCGTAGAGTGCCTCGCCCTTCTCCGAGACAGCGAAGTACGCGTCGGCGACGGTCCGGTCGGCGATCCGTACGGTGACGTCGGGAACTGGAACTGTCCGAATGCCTTGGGCGTGATCGCACCCGATGACACCATTGGCCATGAAGGTCACTCATCCCAGTCCAACGTGAACTCGCCGGTAGCGCTGTCGCGAGTGGCGTGGCAGCGGCGGGGTGCCAGAGAGAACTCCGCTTCGGCCCACCCGGCGATCGCCGGCGCGAGGGCCACCTCTGCGTAATCGACCTCAAAGATCTCCAGTGCTCGGACTGTGATCAGTATGTAAGGGCTGCTTTCGACGAGTTCGATGTCGCCAGAGACCTTGCCCAGGCCGACTCGCAGCGTGGCGACTTCACTCTCGGTGAGTGTCAGCCGGCTGCCGCGGTAGGCGTTGTTGACCTCGGAAGCGTCTAGCCAGACCCGGTCGCTGACGGGGGCGCCGGCAGTTGGCCGGACCGTCAGCCGGATGGCTTCGGCTGCGATCCCGAGAATCAGTCCGAAGCCACTCTTCTGCACCTTGTAGCGATAGGTTCGCATTGGATCTCATTCGTGTCGTGAGTCGCGGCACCGGTCGCCGGACGCGATCTCATGGTCGTGGCGACTTGTTCTGTGGCTCATCTCGGCTGCGTAGGTGGCCCAGTCGCCCACGGAGAGACGTTGCCGGGCGACGTCGGTGTGGATGCCCAGGATGCGGGCGAGGATCGCGGCACGGCGATGACCGTGTCCTCGCGGAGCCCACGGGCGGCCGTCGGGCCCGCCGGCCCCGCACCATCGCCTCGACCGTCGCGTGCTGCGGACAGATGGACCACCCCGGAGACCAGCTCCAGATGAGCCGCCCCAGCCAGGTCGGCACGTCGCTGTAGACCCACTTCCACCCTCCCCTTCCGAGGGCAAATCCTGCATGCCCCCGCTGAATGTCCTGGGTCAAGGGCGCGGGAAGAGAAACGGCGCTCGGGGTAACGGAGAAGGTACTCGGGAGGGTGAGTATGCCCGCGCTTTGCCTCTGTCGGCTGCGGTCGTGTGGTGGTCTGGTCGGGCGGGTCAGCGATGGCAGGGTCGTTGGTCAGCCGCCGGGTCCGGCTGGCCCTGCGGGATGGCACAGAGGAGTCACGGGCATGTGCGGAATCAGCGGATGGATCTCCTACGACCGGGACCTTTCCCTGGAGGGCATGACGCTTGAGGCGATGACGGAGCCGATGGCCTGTCGCGGTCCCGACGCGGCCGGGTTGTGGCTCGACGGACACGCCGCATTCGGCCACCGCCGCCTGGCCGTCATCGACATCGCGGGCGGTAAGCAGCCCATGACAGTCGAGCGAGACGGCCGCACTGTACTGGTGACCACCTACAGCGGTGAGGTCTACAACTACCGAGAGCTGCGCGCCGAGCTGGAGGGTCTGGGGCACATCTTCCGCACGAGTAGTGACACCGAGGTGGTGCTCCACGCCTATCTTCAGTGGGGCGATGATTTCGCGGGCCGCCTCAACGGCATGTACGCGTTCGCCTTGTGGGATCCCCGTGACCAGGAACTCCTCCTGGTGCGCGACCGGATGGGCATCAAGCCCCTGTACTACTACCCGACCGGTGACGGGGTGCTCTTTGCCTCGGAGCCGAAGGCCGTCCTGGCCCATCCCGCGGCGCACGCCTGCGTCGACGCCGAGGGCCTGGCGGAACTGATCGCGTTCACCAAGACACCCGGGCACGCCGTCTACAAAGGCATGTACGAGCTGAGGCCCGGCCACACCGCACGGGTCAGCCGGCGTGGTCTGGCAGTCAGGCGCTACTGGGCCCTGGAGGCCCGCGAGCACACCGACGACCTCGACACCACCGTTGCCCACGTACGCGAGCTCCTGGAAGACATCGTGGCCCGCCAGCTCATCTCGGACGTGCCGCTGTGCTCCCTGCTCTCCGGCGGCCTGGACTCCTCGGCCATCACCGCCCTCGCCGCCCAGCGCAGCAGCGGACCGGTTCGCACCTTTGCGGTCGACTTCAGCGGCCATGCCGAGAACTTCAGCGCCGATTGCCTGCGCTCCACCCCCGACACCCCCTACGCCCATGCCCTGGCCGCGCACGTGCACTCCGACCACACCGACATCATCTTGAACACGGCCGACCTGACCGACCCCGGACACCGCGGGGCCGTCCTGGCCGCCCACGACTTTCCCACCCGGTTCGGCGACGGCGATACATCCCTTTACCTCCTGTTCAAAGCGGTCCGCGAACACTCCACGGTCGCGCTCTCAGGCGAGTCCGCGGACGAAGTCTTCGGTGGCTACCGCTGGTTCCACGATCCCAAGAGCGTCCATGCCGACACCTTCCCGTGGATCGCTGCCGGCGTCGCTGGCGGATTCTCCGGCAGCACAGGCACCCGCGAGGCCCTGCTGGACTCAGGCCTGCGCACGAAACTCGACCTGGACGGCTACACAGACCGGCGCTACCGCGAAGCCCTGGCCGAAGTCCCATACCTGGCCGGCGACACGGGCCTGCAGCACCGGATGCGGGAGATCGGCTACCTCCACCTGACCCGCTTCGTGCAGATCCTGCTGGACCGAAAGGACCGGGCCAGCATGGCGACAGGCCTGGAGGTCCGCGTCCCCTTCTGCGACCACCGACTGGTCGAATACGTCTTCAACACCCCCTGGGCCATGAAGACCTTCGACGGCCGGGAGAAGTCCCTGCTACGCGCCGCCACCCGCAACCTACTGCCCCCCGCCATCGCTCAGCGGGTCAAGAGCCCCTACCCCAGCACGCAGGATCCCCACTACACGCAAGCCCTGCGCACCGGGCTACGGGCAGTCCTTCGTGACGGCGATGCGCCGGTGCAGCCCCTGCTGGACGCGGCCGTCGTGGCCCAGGCATCCGCGGCCGACGCGAGCCAGGACATCCGGCCGGGGGCCGAACTCGTCCTGGGCCTGAACGACTGGCTGCGCCGCTACAACGTGGCACTGGAGATCTGACCCCGCGGCACAGCCGTCAGGGAAGTCCCTGTCATGCCGCTCCGTCTACGCAAGGAGCCAGTTCCAGAAGCTGGAACTCCACTTCGAACGAGCCGGCCTGCCGCTTCGCGCTCACCAACGGCTGGATGCGCAGGCCCAGGCCCTCGGCGATGCTGTGAAGGGCATGGAGATTCCCCAGACTGTTGAACCCGAGGAGAAGGCGACCACCGTCCGCAAGCCGTTCGAAGCCTTGCCGCAGGAACCGCTCGTGAGTGACGTAGCCGCTATCGAAGATCGCCAACTCGATCTCCCTTGTGCACTCAAAATCGCCGGGAGCTTCCACGACATTGGAGTTCCAGAAGATGAGGTCGAACCGATCGCCGGGCTCCAGAGCGTCGAAGAGGTCGCTACGGAGGGTGCGGACCCGCTCCGTGACGCCATGCCGAGCGGCGTTCATCCGGGTATTGCGCACGGCAGCCTCGGTGATGTCCACCGCGGTCACCTGTGCGCATCCACACAGCACCGCGGTCACCGCGGTCACACCGGTACCGCTGCCAACCTCAAGAAAACGACCCCCCACCGGGTACGGAACCCAACGGGTAAACAACTCGGTGGAAGCGGTGTGCAAGGGCGAGAAGACTCCCGGCAGTAGATCCCAGCGCATGTCCAGGAGATCGAACCCTCCAGGGCGCCCTTCCAGCGCTCCGTGGCGGTCAGCGAGCCTCACGCCCACGGCGTACTTCTCCAGTCCGTCCCGCACAACGCAACTCCCTCATTGGGTGAATCCGGCACTCCCAAGAACGATCACTGGAGCGTGCAGCGCCGGGTTGCGTGGACTTTCACTCAGAAGTGACACTAGGGATCGAT
Proteins encoded:
- a CDS encoding glutamate-1-semialdehyde 2,1-aminomutase; the protein is MDTEPTEELLLPRSRMANERLHTLIPGGAHTYAKGDDQYPEDLAPVISHGRGAHVWDVDGNRYVEYGSGLRSVSLGHAHPRVIEAVRRELDRGSNFVRPSIVEVEAAERFLATVPTAEMVKFAKNGSDATTAAVRLARAATGRPRVAICADHPFFSTDDWFIGTTPMSAGIPAATGELTVAFPYGDLAATEELLTRYRDEIACLILEPASHTEPPPGYLAGLRALADRHGCVLVFDEMITGFRWSEAGAQGLYGVVPDLSTFGKALGNGCAVSALAGRRDLMELGGLRHSGDRVFLLSTTHGAETHSLAAAMAVQTTYVEEGVTARLHALGERLAAGVRDAAAGMGVGDHVVVRGRASNLVFATLDENRQPSQEYRTLFLRRLLAGGVLAPSFVVSSALSDADIDHTVDVVAQACAVYRKALDAADPTPWLAGRPVKPVFRRLA
- a CDS encoding methyltransferase, translating into MRDGLEKYAVGVRLADRHGALEGRPGGFDLLDMRWDLLPGVFSPLHTASTELFTRWVPYPVGGRFLEVGSGTGVTAVTAVLCGCAQVTAVDITEAAVRNTRMNAARHGVTERVRTLRSDLFDALEPGDRFDLIFWNSNVVEAPGDFECTREIELAIFDSGYVTHERFLRQGFERLADGGRLLLGFNSLGNLHALHSIAEGLGLRIQPLVSAKRQAGSFEVEFQLLELAPCVDGAA
- a CDS encoding ubiquitin family protein, whose product is MIAGLRAAIALGTWSEDVVALEARKSAQADGRALTVTPAAPDPPDPQLPQVSHLTAHRLARPLPEDARPLARLEQWDEQWDELLHVRRKDS
- a CDS encoding phosphatase PAP2 family protein, which gives rise to MTGRSGPAVLPPSLRAWLGLMAALAAVTVVVVGVLYAGDSEPGRVDTRIWAAVDDVGEPWRHVALATDFLGEPVGAATLVAATVTGCLLLGRRRSAVLVVVATTMTVGTTTLLKHLVGRTIHGHDNLSYPSGHTAFLTALALVVALLATGRLGLGRTAGTLLVLAAALVAGAAMGWAQVALGAHYPTDVLGGWCTALAVTPATAWLVDRMADAGPPERR
- a CDS encoding Mu transposase domain-containing protein; its protein translation is MTFQPRVDRYSRVTVRMCSYSVPARFIDRKVAVHLTGDTLVVFEGRREIARHIRLTGRGLEHLVLDHYLEVLLRKPGALGRSEALYQAAPRAPSLPSTRHSGTWPSSSSARSTGRKPWSGSWSCTVISSTPT
- the asnB gene encoding asparagine synthase (glutamine-hydrolyzing), with the translated sequence MCGISGWISYDRDLSLEGMTLEAMTEPMACRGPDAAGLWLDGHAAFGHRRLAVIDIAGGKQPMTVERDGRTVLVTTYSGEVYNYRELRAELEGLGHIFRTSSDTEVVLHAYLQWGDDFAGRLNGMYAFALWDPRDQELLLVRDRMGIKPLYYYPTGDGVLFASEPKAVLAHPAAHACVDAEGLAELIAFTKTPGHAVYKGMYELRPGHTARVSRRGLAVRRYWALEAREHTDDLDTTVAHVRELLEDIVARQLISDVPLCSLLSGGLDSSAITALAAQRSSGPVRTFAVDFSGHAENFSADCLRSTPDTPYAHALAAHVHSDHTDIILNTADLTDPGHRGAVLAAHDFPTRFGDGDTSLYLLFKAVREHSTVALSGESADEVFGGYRWFHDPKSVHADTFPWIAAGVAGGFSGSTGTREALLDSGLRTKLDLDGYTDRRYREALAEVPYLAGDTGLQHRMREIGYLHLTRFVQILLDRKDRASMATGLEVRVPFCDHRLVEYVFNTPWAMKTFDGREKSLLRAATRNLLPPAIAQRVKSPYPSTQDPHYTQALRTGLRAVLRDGDAPVQPLLDAAVVAQASAADASQDIRPGAELVLGLNDWLRRYNVALEI